A DNA window from Pseudodesulfovibrio thermohalotolerans contains the following coding sequences:
- the yajC gene encoding preprotein translocase subunit YajC gives MFFDSVAYAMAPPAGGGEAGGLGAILGGPLPMLILMFAIFYFLLIRPQQKKQKAHRSMLDELKKGDKVWTNGGILGTITDIDGDNLTIEIASGVNVVIKRGFVADRDGGAPATDKKK, from the coding sequence ATGTTCTTCGATTCCGTAGCCTATGCCATGGCTCCGCCCGCTGGCGGCGGTGAAGCAGGCGGCCTCGGCGCCATCCTCGGCGGCCCCCTGCCCATGCTGATTCTGATGTTCGCCATCTTTTACTTTCTGCTCATCCGCCCGCAGCAAAAGAAGCAGAAAGCTCACAGGTCCATGCTCGACGAACTCAAGAAGGGCGATAAGGTCTGGACCAACGGCGGCATTCTCGGCACCATCACCGATATCGATGGCGACAACCTGACCATCGAGATCGCCTCTGGCGTCAATGTCGTTATCAAGCGCGGTTTCGTTGCCGACAGGGATGGCGGCGCTCCTGCGACGGACAAGAAGAAGTAG
- a CDS encoding GltB/FmdC/FwdC-like GXGXG domain-containing protein yields MAAKRKQKTLTAGRTYYKQFNEEIRSLVRDGVTDFIIKECNGQRYLATALDGDLNFDIYGVPGQDLGAFMRGPKVRVHNNAQDGVGNTMDNGRIIIEGLAGDVIGYAMRGGEIFIKGDVGYRVGIHMKAYLEHQPKIVVGGKAGDFLGEYMAGGIILLLGMFSDKPDAPIAGRSLGTGMHGGVIYVRGTVPEDQLGPGLTATPVDSDDLKVIEGLVNEYANELKLDSKAILSENFVKIRPFSHRPYGNLYVPC; encoded by the coding sequence ATGGCAGCCAAGAGAAAACAGAAGACCCTCACGGCAGGGCGGACGTACTACAAGCAGTTCAACGAGGAAATCCGCAGCCTTGTCCGGGACGGTGTGACCGACTTCATCATCAAGGAATGCAACGGCCAGCGGTACCTGGCAACAGCCCTTGACGGCGATCTCAACTTCGACATCTACGGCGTTCCCGGGCAGGATCTGGGCGCGTTCATGCGCGGGCCGAAGGTGCGCGTGCACAACAACGCGCAGGACGGCGTGGGCAACACCATGGACAACGGCCGGATCATTATCGAAGGTCTCGCCGGAGACGTCATCGGCTACGCCATGCGCGGCGGCGAGATATTCATCAAGGGCGACGTGGGCTACCGCGTCGGAATCCACATGAAGGCATACCTCGAACACCAGCCGAAAATCGTAGTCGGCGGCAAGGCGGGGGACTTCCTCGGCGAGTATATGGCCGGCGGAATTATTTTGCTCTTGGGTATGTTTTCTGATAAGCCGGATGCGCCTATTGCGGGACGGAGTCTCGGAACGGGTATGCACGGCGGCGTGATCTACGTTCGCGGCACCGTTCCCGAGGACCAGCTTGGTCCCGGTTTGACGGCCACTCCGGTGGACTCCGACGATCTCAAGGTCATCGAAGGGCTGGTCAACGAATACGCCAATGAATTGAAGCTGGACAGCAAGGCGATTTTAAGCGAGAACTTCGTGAAAATTCGTCCGTTTTCGCACAGGCCGTATGGGAACCTGTACGTCCCTTGCTAG
- a CDS encoding class II glutamine amidotransferase: MKAPERYYDFQKDISGCGIFGVINKKRGLIPGDMPIQAMACMHDRGNGLGGGFAAYGIYPEHAEKYCFHMMCDDDAAIKGSEEMIKQYFDLHFYEPIPTRRTLAIPNPPKFNRYFVTVPEKPENEFRELPEEDYVVAVVMKINTTIGGAFVVSSGKNMGAFKGVGFPEDIADFFRLEEYSAYIWTGHNRFPTNTPGWWGGAHPFTILNWSIVHNGEISSYGINRRYLCEHDYLCTMMTDTEVVAYELDMLIRKHGLSWEMAAKCFAPPFWDEIERMGDEEKDLYTTLRATYGPAMLNGPFAILVADNNRLMGLNDRIKLRPLLVAEKDDMVFMSSEESAVRDVCPDLDRVWMPKAGEPVIVDLED; the protein is encoded by the coding sequence ATGAAAGCGCCTGAAAGATATTATGATTTCCAGAAGGATATCTCCGGCTGCGGGATATTCGGAGTCATCAACAAGAAGCGGGGCCTCATCCCCGGAGACATGCCCATCCAGGCCATGGCCTGTATGCACGACCGGGGCAACGGCCTGGGCGGCGGGTTTGCGGCTTACGGCATTTACCCCGAGCACGCCGAGAAATACTGCTTCCACATGATGTGCGACGACGATGCCGCCATCAAGGGCTCCGAGGAGATGATAAAGCAGTACTTCGACTTGCACTTCTATGAGCCCATCCCGACCCGTCGGACCTTGGCCATTCCCAATCCGCCGAAGTTCAACCGCTACTTCGTGACCGTGCCCGAAAAGCCCGAAAACGAGTTCCGCGAACTGCCGGAAGAGGATTACGTGGTGGCCGTTGTCATGAAGATCAACACCACTATCGGAGGAGCCTTCGTGGTTTCCTCGGGCAAGAACATGGGCGCCTTCAAGGGCGTGGGCTTCCCCGAGGACATCGCCGACTTCTTCCGTCTCGAAGAGTACAGCGCCTACATCTGGACCGGCCACAACCGGTTCCCGACAAACACCCCGGGCTGGTGGGGCGGAGCGCATCCGTTCACCATTCTCAACTGGTCCATCGTGCACAACGGCGAGATATCCTCCTACGGCATCAACCGCCGCTACCTGTGCGAACACGACTACCTCTGCACCATGATGACCGATACCGAGGTCGTGGCCTATGAGCTGGACATGCTCATCCGCAAACACGGCCTGTCCTGGGAAATGGCCGCCAAATGCTTCGCGCCGCCGTTTTGGGACGAAATCGAGCGTATGGGCGATGAGGAAAAGGATCTTTACACCACCTTGCGCGCCACCTACGGCCCGGCCATGCTGAACGGCCCCTTCGCCATTCTTGTGGCCGACAACAACAGGCTCATGGGCCTCAACGACCGCATCAAGCTCCGGCCTCTCCTGGTCGCCGAGAAGGACGACATGGTCTTCATGTCGAGCGAAGAATCGGCCGTGCGCGACGTCTGTCCCGATCTGGACCGCGTCTGGATGCCCAAGGCGGGCGAACCCGTCATCGTTGATCTGGAGGATTAG
- a CDS encoding NAD(P)/FAD-dependent oxidoreductase, whose protein sequence is MKYVIIGNGIASIGAIEGIRKVDTENEILVIGAEDAPAYGRPLISYLLAGKIGPDRLALRPQEFYEKSNVSLMLGTKVTGIDPKAKTVTTDKGDTVEFENLLVATGGIPFTPPIPGSDGADVYNFTNLAHAQTLISKAKEIKRAVVIGGGLIGLKAGESLFDRGVDVTILELSPRILSLAFDENAASLAGSRLAEVGLNVRCGVSAKEIQRDAEGNLKGVHLTDGDFLQCDVVVIAIGVVPNYNLAKEAGIEVDRGIKVDDHMRTSAEGIFAAGDVAQAKDLLFGDDRVIPIWTNAYNQGFCAGKNMTGTDVPFTGSLSMNSISFYGLPTISVGTVNPPENDDAYDMAVALDEKKKSYRKLVFHNDRLVGYVLVGDIDMAGMYTAFVKFQMTVPEDAKKQILAGEPDVLMWPDDFFKETWNPGVVEPD, encoded by the coding sequence ATGAAATACGTCATCATCGGCAACGGCATCGCCTCCATCGGTGCCATCGAGGGCATCCGCAAGGTCGACACCGAAAACGAAATCCTGGTCATCGGAGCCGAAGACGCCCCGGCATACGGCCGCCCGCTCATCTCCTACCTTTTGGCGGGCAAGATCGGACCGGACCGTCTGGCTCTCAGACCCCAGGAGTTCTACGAAAAAAGCAACGTCTCCCTGATGCTCGGCACCAAGGTCACCGGCATTGACCCCAAGGCCAAGACAGTGACCACGGATAAGGGCGACACCGTGGAATTCGAGAATCTGCTCGTCGCCACGGGCGGCATCCCGTTCACTCCGCCCATTCCGGGGTCCGACGGCGCCGACGTCTACAACTTCACCAATCTGGCGCACGCCCAGACCCTCATCTCCAAAGCCAAGGAGATCAAGAGGGCGGTAGTCATCGGCGGCGGACTTATCGGTCTCAAGGCCGGTGAATCCCTGTTTGACCGGGGCGTGGACGTGACCATACTGGAGCTGTCCCCGCGCATTCTGAGCCTCGCCTTTGACGAGAACGCGGCCTCCCTGGCGGGTTCCCGACTTGCCGAGGTCGGCCTGAATGTGCGTTGCGGCGTATCCGCCAAGGAGATTCAGCGCGATGCCGAGGGCAACCTCAAAGGCGTGCACCTGACCGACGGCGACTTCCTGCAATGCGACGTGGTGGTCATCGCCATCGGCGTGGTTCCCAACTACAACCTGGCCAAGGAGGCCGGGATCGAAGTGGACCGCGGCATCAAGGTGGACGACCACATGCGCACCAGCGCGGAAGGGATATTTGCCGCGGGCGACGTGGCTCAGGCCAAGGACCTCCTGTTCGGCGACGACCGTGTCATTCCCATTTGGACCAACGCTTACAATCAGGGATTCTGCGCGGGCAAGAACATGACCGGCACGGATGTGCCCTTCACCGGCTCCTTGTCCATGAATTCCATTTCCTTCTACGGCCTGCCGACCATTTCCGTGGGCACGGTCAATCCGCCCGAAAACGACGACGCTTACGACATGGCCGTCGCTTTGGACGAAAAGAAGAAAAGCTACCGCAAACTCGTCTTCCACAACGACCGCCTGGTCGGCTACGTGCTGGTGGGAGACATCGACATGGCGGGCATGTACACCGCCTTCGTCAAGTTCCAGATGACCGTTCCCGAGGATGCCAAGAAGCAGATCCTGGCCGGTGAGCCCGACGTGCTCATGTGGCCGGATGATTTCTTCAAGGAGACCTGGAACCCCGGCGTCGTGGAACCCGACTAG
- a CDS encoding 4Fe-4S dicluster domain-containing protein, giving the protein MKRVYPDKEYCIGCHLCEVACITAHSKSKDPIIAFREERGKDGLTACKKVFEKGDICVAISCRHCDEPSCVAACISGGLHKDPETGRTVYDRDKCVGCWSCLMACPYGAIKRHPTENKIVKCDLCEGREGGPACVAACPNGALKFEER; this is encoded by the coding sequence ATGAAGAGAGTCTATCCGGACAAAGAATACTGCATCGGCTGCCACCTCTGCGAGGTGGCCTGCATCACAGCACACTCCAAGTCCAAGGACCCGATCATCGCTTTCCGCGAGGAGCGGGGGAAGGATGGCCTGACCGCCTGCAAAAAAGTCTTCGAGAAAGGCGATATCTGCGTGGCCATTTCCTGCCGCCATTGCGACGAACCCTCCTGTGTGGCCGCCTGCATTTCCGGCGGCCTGCACAAGGACCCCGAGACGGGCCGCACAGTCTACGACCGTGACAAGTGCGTCGGCTGCTGGTCCTGTCTCATGGCCTGCCCTTACGGGGCCATCAAGCGGCACCCCACGGAGAACAAGATCGTCAAATGCGACCTGTGCGAAGGGCGGGAGGGCGGACCGGCCTGCGTGGCCGCCTGCCCCAACGGGGCCCTGAAATTCGAGGAGAGATAG
- a CDS encoding glutamate synthase-related protein → MLFQPINKNYHEFCIERDPELCINCKVCVRQCSYEAHYWDESRQKVVHDNTKCIGCHRCEALCPTAALNIVKKPSDFRTNSLWRPVFLQNIYKQADTGGVLLAGMGSPVDIPVYWDRMLLDASQVTNPSIDPLREPMELKTFLGAKPRKVELAKDEKTGKAKLKTKLSPQLELDIPIMFAAMSFGAINFNLHRAMARAATETGTYYNTGEGGLHKSLYKYGANTIVQVASGRFGVHRDYLRAGAAIEIKVGQGAKPGIGGHLPGEKINDKVSETRMVPIGSDAISPAPHHDIYSIEDLLQLIYALKEASEYKAPISVKIAAVHNVAAIASGIARAGADIITIDGMRGGTGAAPAMIRDNVGIPIELALAQVDQRLRDEGIRNKVSVVAAGGIRCSGDVIKAIALGADAVYIGTATLIAVGCTLCGRCYTGKCPWGIATNDPKLSKRQNPDIAAKKLANLIRAWGHEIEEMLGGMGLNSIESLRGNRDKLRGIGLSDTELDILGIKHAGR, encoded by the coding sequence TTGCTTTTTCAACCCATCAACAAGAATTACCATGAGTTCTGTATTGAACGGGACCCGGAGCTGTGCATCAACTGCAAGGTCTGCGTCCGCCAGTGTTCGTACGAGGCTCACTATTGGGATGAATCCCGGCAAAAGGTCGTGCACGACAATACCAAGTGCATCGGCTGTCATCGTTGCGAGGCGCTGTGTCCCACCGCGGCCCTGAACATCGTCAAGAAGCCGTCGGATTTCAGGACGAACAGCCTGTGGAGGCCGGTGTTCCTGCAGAACATCTATAAACAGGCCGACACCGGCGGCGTGCTGCTGGCCGGAATGGGTTCCCCCGTAGACATCCCGGTTTACTGGGATCGCATGTTGCTCGACGCGAGCCAGGTGACCAACCCGTCCATCGACCCTCTGCGCGAACCCATGGAACTCAAGACCTTCCTGGGCGCGAAGCCTCGCAAGGTGGAGCTCGCCAAGGACGAAAAGACGGGCAAGGCCAAGCTCAAGACCAAGCTCTCCCCGCAGTTGGAGCTGGACATCCCGATCATGTTCGCGGCCATGAGCTTCGGGGCCATCAACTTCAATCTGCACCGCGCCATGGCCCGGGCGGCCACCGAGACCGGGACCTATTACAACACCGGCGAAGGCGGGCTGCACAAATCTTTATATAAGTACGGCGCCAACACCATCGTGCAGGTGGCTTCGGGCCGGTTCGGCGTGCATCGCGATTATCTCCGCGCCGGTGCGGCCATCGAGATCAAGGTGGGGCAGGGCGCCAAGCCCGGCATCGGCGGACACCTCCCCGGCGAAAAGATCAACGACAAGGTGTCCGAGACCCGCATGGTTCCCATCGGTTCCGACGCCATTTCCCCGGCCCCGCACCATGACATCTATTCCATCGAGGACCTGCTCCAGCTTATCTACGCCCTGAAGGAGGCCTCTGAATACAAGGCCCCCATCTCGGTCAAGATCGCGGCCGTGCACAACGTGGCCGCAATCGCGTCCGGCATCGCCCGGGCAGGGGCGGACATCATCACCATCGACGGTATGCGCGGCGGCACGGGCGCGGCTCCGGCCATGATCCGAGACAACGTCGGCATCCCCATAGAACTGGCCCTGGCACAAGTTGACCAGCGGCTGCGCGACGAGGGCATCCGCAACAAGGTATCGGTCGTGGCCGCCGGCGGCATCCGCTGCTCCGGCGACGTCATCAAGGCCATCGCTCTTGGCGCGGACGCCGTATACATCGGCACCGCCACCCTCATCGCCGTGGGTTGCACCCTCTGCGGCCGCTGCTACACCGGCAAGTGCCCGTGGGGCATCGCCACCAACGATCCCAAGCTCTCCAAGCGGCAGAACCCGGACATCGCGGCCAAAAAACTGGCCAACCTGATCCGCGCCTGGGGCCACGAGATCGAGGAAATGCTCGGCGGCATGGGTCTCAACTCCATCGAATCCCTGCGCGGCAACCGTGACAAGCTCAGGGGCATAGGTCTTTCCGACACCGAACTCGACATCCTCGGCATCAAACATGCCGGACGTTAA
- a CDS encoding symporter small accessory protein, producing the protein MLGLGSVEIALAFWLSVAATALCVVYGIVNWNNKGNDKNGGGAS; encoded by the coding sequence ATGCTTGGACTGGGGAGTGTAGAGATTGCGCTGGCATTTTGGCTGTCCGTCGCGGCGACGGCCTTGTGCGTTGTTTACGGAATTGTAAATTGGAACAACAAGGGCAACGACAAAAACGGAGGAGGCGCCTCATGA
- a CDS encoding sodium:solute symporter family protein, with protein sequence MTGKIIGVLVYLAVIFYLGYKAWLKTRESTDYMLAGRSMNPFVLAMSYGATFISTSAIVGFGGVSGMFGMSLLWLTFLTIFVGIFVAMVFFGKRTRRMGLALDSHTFPEFLGRRYGSKFIQQFSGVVIFVFIPVYAAAVLIGICRMLEVAFPAVSYGVWLILVTAVVAVYVITGGLKAVMYTDAFQGTVMAAMMLILIVTTYTLLGGVTEAHQALTDLAGLVPAGLAKGGMTGWTTGPDFESPIGLTVYTTIIYGVGIGVLAQPQLVIRYMTVPSDRELNRAVAIGGVFILLMTGVAFVAGALSNVVFHKEFGKVAIAVANNNFDSIIPLYIDKVMPGWFSGLFLVAMFAAAMSTMSSQYHVGGTSLSRDFLEQYVSVGNGGSSMKLNRLGVTVAIVATLVWAWLLPGGVIARATAFFFGLCAASFLPIYVLGLYWKGMTKTGAKVSMVGGFGASMFWLLFIHVKEAGFIGLCQAMFDKATLVADAAPGSWMWLMQWVDPNVVALPVSLVLAVGVSLATRRIEEKHLDLCWEGLR encoded by the coding sequence ATGACCGGCAAAATCATCGGCGTTCTCGTCTATCTCGCGGTCATTTTCTATCTCGGCTACAAGGCATGGCTCAAAACCAGGGAGTCCACAGACTACATGCTCGCCGGAAGGTCCATGAACCCGTTCGTGCTTGCCATGTCCTACGGAGCGACCTTCATCTCCACATCGGCCATCGTGGGCTTCGGCGGCGTGTCCGGTATGTTCGGCATGTCTCTGCTCTGGCTGACCTTTTTGACAATTTTTGTCGGGATTTTCGTGGCAATGGTCTTTTTTGGAAAGCGTACCCGGCGTATGGGGCTTGCGCTCGACTCGCACACCTTCCCTGAATTCCTGGGCAGGCGGTACGGATCGAAGTTCATTCAGCAATTTTCCGGGGTTGTCATTTTTGTATTCATCCCGGTTTATGCGGCAGCCGTCCTCATCGGCATCTGTCGAATGCTCGAAGTGGCTTTCCCGGCCGTGAGCTACGGCGTATGGCTGATCCTCGTCACCGCCGTGGTGGCTGTTTACGTGATTACCGGCGGACTCAAGGCGGTCATGTACACTGACGCGTTCCAGGGGACCGTCATGGCGGCCATGATGCTCATCCTCATCGTCACCACCTATACCCTGCTCGGCGGCGTGACCGAGGCGCACCAGGCGTTGACCGATCTGGCGGGGCTGGTTCCGGCCGGACTGGCCAAGGGCGGCATGACGGGATGGACCACGGGGCCTGATTTCGAATCGCCCATAGGCCTCACCGTATACACGACAATAATCTATGGCGTGGGCATCGGCGTGCTGGCGCAGCCGCAGTTGGTCATCCGGTACATGACCGTGCCTTCCGACCGAGAACTGAACCGGGCCGTCGCCATCGGCGGAGTATTCATCCTGCTCATGACGGGCGTGGCCTTTGTGGCGGGCGCATTGTCCAACGTGGTCTTCCACAAGGAATTCGGCAAGGTGGCCATCGCCGTTGCGAATAACAACTTCGACAGCATCATTCCGCTGTATATCGATAAGGTCATGCCCGGCTGGTTTTCCGGCCTGTTCCTGGTGGCCATGTTCGCGGCGGCCATGTCGACCATGAGCTCCCAGTATCATGTTGGCGGGACATCGCTTTCCCGAGACTTTCTGGAGCAGTATGTGTCCGTGGGCAACGGCGGATCGTCCATGAAGCTCAACCGGCTCGGCGTGACCGTGGCCATCGTGGCTACACTGGTCTGGGCCTGGCTCCTGCCCGGCGGCGTCATTGCCCGGGCCACGGCCTTCTTCTTCGGCCTGTGCGCGGCCTCCTTCCTGCCCATTTACGTGCTCGGCCTGTATTGGAAAGGGATGACCAAGACAGGAGCCAAGGTTTCCATGGTCGGCGGTTTCGGCGCATCCATGTTCTGGCTGCTCTTCATCCACGTCAAGGAAGCGGGGTTCATCGGCCTGTGCCAGGCCATGTTCGACAAAGCGACGTTGGTGGCCGACGCCGCGCCCGGTTCCTGGATGTGGCTGATGCAGTGGGTGGACCCCAATGTGGTCGCCCTGCCCGTGTCTCTGGTCCTTGCGGTGGGCGTCAGCCTGGCCACCCGACGAATCGAGGAAAAACACCTGGACCTTTGTTGGGAGGGACTCCGTTAA
- the dut gene encoding dUTP diphosphatase, translated as MNKIDVNVKFLHEVWKENKLAYATEHSAGLDLRACIDTDEVEIGPGEKAAIPAGVAIEIREPGVAGYVFSRSGLGTKEGLTVSQGVGVIDPDYRGEIKVSLLNTSGEMRRIKRGQRIAQLVFMPIFQATITPVEELGETARGAGGFGSTGKH; from the coding sequence ATGAACAAGATCGACGTAAACGTGAAGTTCCTGCATGAAGTTTGGAAGGAAAACAAACTGGCCTACGCCACGGAGCACTCGGCGGGTTTGGACCTGCGCGCCTGCATCGACACCGACGAAGTCGAGATCGGCCCGGGTGAAAAAGCGGCCATCCCGGCCGGAGTGGCCATCGAAATCCGTGAACCGGGCGTGGCCGGGTATGTGTTCTCCCGTAGCGGCCTGGGCACCAAGGAAGGACTGACTGTCAGCCAGGGCGTCGGCGTCATCGATCCGGATTATCGCGGAGAGATCAAGGTCTCGCTGCTCAACACCTCGGGCGAAATGCGACGAATCAAACGCGGGCAACGCATTGCCCAACTCGTTTTCATGCCCATATTTCAAGCGACAATCACCCCCGTTGAGGAACTCGGCGAGACCGCGCGCGGCGCGGGCGGGTTCGGCTCCACCGGGAAACACTAA
- a CDS encoding aspartate aminotransferase family protein, translating into MSQKFDAIKERESNLLCNTYGRYPLAVSRAKGCRLYDLDGNEYRDFLAGIAVCSLGHSRDDLADVMAEQARKMVHVSNLFYQEPQLDLAEKLLSTCAAGKVFFCNSGAEANEGAIKLARKYMRTVRNEDRYEIITLEKSFHGRTLSTLTATGQAGPIKEGYSPLPDGFVTVPFGNVNALRGAINLHTAAIMVEMVQGEGGVRPLPTDYVNDIVALCKENGILLIVDEVQTGVCRTGRFWAHQHYGVTPDIFTSAKALANGLPMGAVLCSNEVAKGFTPGSHATTFGGGALVASVAAKVIDIMIEEKMAERALKMGEFAREQVFKLKEKHPDTIAGTRGLGLLFGIELSKNGREIWNGLLEHRIVCNLTQGTILRLVPPLTITEDDITAFVQALDEVLTAIEE; encoded by the coding sequence ATGTCTCAGAAATTCGATGCGATAAAGGAACGGGAATCGAATCTGTTGTGTAATACCTACGGCCGCTATCCGCTGGCCGTGTCGCGGGCCAAGGGCTGCCGCCTCTATGATTTGGACGGCAACGAATACCGCGACTTCCTGGCGGGCATCGCCGTGTGCTCCCTGGGCCACAGCCGCGACGATCTGGCCGACGTAATGGCCGAGCAAGCGCGGAAGATGGTTCACGTTTCAAACCTCTTTTATCAGGAACCTCAGCTCGACCTGGCCGAAAAGCTGCTCTCCACCTGCGCGGCAGGCAAGGTCTTCTTCTGCAACTCCGGAGCCGAAGCCAACGAGGGAGCCATCAAGCTGGCCCGCAAGTACATGCGCACCGTGCGCAACGAGGACCGCTACGAAATCATTACCCTCGAAAAATCCTTCCACGGCCGGACGTTGTCCACGCTGACCGCCACCGGCCAGGCCGGTCCCATCAAGGAGGGGTACAGCCCTCTGCCCGATGGATTCGTGACCGTGCCTTTCGGTAACGTCAACGCGTTGCGTGGAGCCATCAACTTGCATACCGCCGCCATCATGGTCGAGATGGTCCAGGGCGAAGGCGGCGTGCGTCCCCTGCCCACGGATTACGTCAACGACATCGTGGCGCTGTGCAAGGAAAACGGCATTTTGCTCATCGTGGACGAGGTGCAGACCGGCGTTTGCCGCACGGGCCGTTTCTGGGCGCATCAGCATTACGGCGTCACTCCCGATATCTTCACCTCGGCCAAGGCCTTGGCCAACGGACTGCCCATGGGCGCGGTCCTGTGCTCAAACGAGGTCGCCAAGGGATTTACACCCGGCTCCCACGCCACCACTTTCGGCGGCGGCGCGCTGGTCGCATCCGTTGCTGCAAAGGTCATCGACATCATGATCGAGGAAAAGATGGCCGAACGCGCTCTTAAAATGGGCGAATTCGCCAGGGAGCAGGTTTTCAAGCTCAAGGAAAAGCACCCCGATACCATTGCCGGAACGCGTGGCCTGGGACTGCTCTTCGGCATTGAGTTGTCCAAGAACGGTCGGGAGATCTGGAACGGCCTCCTTGAGCACAGGATTGTCTGCAACCTGACCCAGGGGACCATCCTGCGTCTTGTGCCGCCCCTGACCATCACCGAGGACGACATCACCGCTTTTGTCCAGGCTTTGGACGAGGTCCTGACCGCTATCGAGGAATAG
- a CDS encoding 50S ribosomal protein L11 methyltransferase has protein sequence MSTLLKIEFIIPEETADAAGVFIASKIPQGWEETLTGDGRKFTLYLEDHPLGQEVVEAFREHFPEGGVTCSEQESENWAMAWKDFFVPVNCGDTFRIYPPWLNDDEENGTTHIVIEPKMAFGTGHHATTSLCLATIGRLAKAGTIRAGQTFLDLGTGSGILAIGLSKLGLTGIGLDIDPQAVACAVENVEANDVAESINLAVGSIDCVEEGRTFDLVVANILSGPLIEMAGDILARVAPGGSLVLSGILADKQSDAVAEAYCRHGLDEPQRFIEGEWICLVWENLRR, from the coding sequence ATGTCCACCCTTCTGAAGATCGAATTTATCATCCCCGAGGAGACCGCCGACGCAGCCGGTGTGTTCATCGCCTCCAAAATTCCCCAAGGCTGGGAGGAGACCCTCACCGGAGACGGCCGCAAGTTCACGTTGTACCTTGAAGACCATCCTCTGGGACAAGAGGTGGTCGAAGCTTTCCGCGAGCATTTCCCCGAAGGCGGCGTGACCTGCTCCGAACAGGAGTCCGAAAACTGGGCCATGGCCTGGAAGGACTTTTTCGTCCCGGTCAACTGCGGGGATACGTTCCGCATCTACCCCCCGTGGCTGAATGACGACGAAGAGAACGGAACCACCCATATCGTCATCGAGCCGAAGATGGCCTTTGGAACCGGCCACCACGCCACCACCTCGCTGTGCTTGGCGACCATCGGCAGACTGGCCAAGGCCGGCACCATCCGCGCCGGACAGACCTTCCTTGACCTTGGCACCGGCTCCGGCATTCTCGCCATCGGGTTGTCCAAGCTCGGCCTGACCGGCATCGGCCTGGACATCGATCCGCAGGCAGTGGCCTGCGCCGTGGAAAACGTGGAGGCCAACGACGTTGCCGAATCCATCAACTTGGCCGTCGGCTCCATCGATTGTGTTGAAGAGGGACGAACCTTCGACCTCGTGGTGGCCAACATCCTCTCCGGGCCGCTCATCGAAATGGCGGGCGACATCCTCGCCAGGGTCGCTCCCGGCGGCTCGTTGGTTTTGTCCGGCATCCTCGCCGACAAGCAATCCGACGCTGTGGCCGAGGCCTACTGCCGACATGGCCTGGACGAGCCTCAGCGGTTTATCGAAGGTGAATGGATTTGCCTGGTCTGGGAGAATTTGAGGAGATAG
- a CDS encoding endonuclease III domain-containing protein — MSRSGLLMDMYDAMLATLGPSKWWPGETPFEIAIGAILTQNTNWKNVEKALGNLKNAGVLEAEPLYALPVPRLAELIRPAGYYNVKARRIHNFLEFLKEEAEFDLLSLKNRDLAELRLKVLGINGIGPETGDCILLYALDFPTFVVDAYTARIVGRHGLAWEDIDYHGLQGLFMDVLPEDVALYNEYHALIVRVGANWCRKKAGLCESCPLQPFLEQ, encoded by the coding sequence ATGTCCAGGTCCGGTCTGCTGATGGACATGTACGACGCCATGCTGGCGACGCTCGGCCCAAGCAAATGGTGGCCGGGCGAAACGCCCTTTGAAATAGCCATCGGGGCCATTCTCACACAGAACACCAATTGGAAAAACGTGGAAAAGGCTTTGGGCAACCTCAAGAACGCCGGAGTGCTTGAGGCGGAACCGCTTTATGCCTTGCCCGTGCCGAGGCTGGCCGAATTGATTCGGCCAGCCGGGTATTACAACGTCAAGGCGCGACGTATTCACAATTTCCTTGAATTCCTCAAAGAAGAGGCCGAGTTCGATCTGCTTTCGCTCAAGAACAGGGACTTGGCCGAACTTAGGCTCAAGGTTCTCGGCATCAACGGCATCGGCCCGGAGACGGGGGACTGTATCCTGCTTTACGCATTGGACTTTCCTACCTTTGTGGTGGATGCCTACACCGCCAGGATCGTCGGCCGCCACGGACTGGCATGGGAAGACATAGACTATCATGGGCTTCAGGGCCTTTTCATGGACGTCCTGCCGGAAGATGTGGCATTGTACAATGAATATCACGCCCTCATTGTCCGCGTGGGCGCGAACTGGTGCCGAAAAAAGGCGGGCCTTTGCGAATCCTGTCCCCTTCAACCTTTCCTTGAACAATAG